The nucleotide sequence GAAAGTTTTGATTCCCTCAACTTTCTCTTTGAAATTTTCACACCCAGAAGGTATATGTTATAATAGGTGTGGATTTGGTTCAGTATAATTCGGTCTTAATGCAAAAATTCTCGAACAAcgattctctattttttttttgcttccttTGATTATTCAACTCTTTGATCCACTCATTCCTTGGTTACGTTTTCTGAGTTCTGCTCTTCCCAAATAATGTTCAAATTGTATTCTTTCACATGTTTGTTAAAACAAGGtgaaattttatttcaattttgattAGGATAATCAAGAATGCAGGATCAAAGGACTAAAACATGATATCGTTGCTCTTCGTTCTGGATTCTTGATGCACCAATTAAATCTAATGAAAAGCTCTTCTTATTTTCGATTCCATGTAATCAAGCTCTTCGAATTAAATGTTTttgttatctatttattttctattattgtttttcttcttttttctgagATTTCAAATTTTCAATGCTATTAACTGTTCTGATAGGCTAATATTTTCTTGAAATCCGATTAGGTTGAAAAAATTGGTGCCAGGTGGAAGTTTATGTCCAATGCTGTGAGCAAAGCAAACCTGTTCTCTGATtctcttttattattcttttctcttcaaTTAACAATTATTTTCGCTTTTGTTGTTGTTTTACGATTTAGTctctaattaattatattatcataTTTCAGGAAAAAACTCCATAGGGCAAATGCTAAGAACAGACTAGCATATGAGGAGGATATTGGAGCCTACAACAAAAGATTCGTAATTACTTTAACTCAATGTTTTGATTCTCTCTTATATTATGATTCATATTATGATTCTCTATGATTGAGCTCTTTTAATATTTTAGAATGTGGGTGGAGATTTTAATAAGTCAAAATCTGTGGTgaatgatgattatgatgatgaaGAAGTGATGGAGCTtcgtaatttaattttaattgtgaAATAGATTCTGACAGGAGTTGTTATTGTATGTTAATGAGTTTGAAATGTTGTTATTTTTTTGAGAGGATAAGTGAAGTAGCTGGTGTGGTGAAGGAAGAGACTTTGGCGTGGGAGGAAATAATTTCATTCATTATCAATCTTCATATAGTTTTGGGGGTTGATTGACAATATCTTTTGGTGAACTTGATTGACAATATAATTTAATCATCTTAATTTTCTACTTACTTTTATGTGTGAAGATCATGGAATTTGAAGTTCAGTAGGATTCTGTAATTGTATGTTTGATTCATCGAAAGAATATAATTTAAATGCCATCATATAGTTTTCTAGCTTATTGttatgtttctgggccaaaaactgtattcattatttttatttatttttagtttaagGGAGTACTTTATCTTTGTAGATGATAGAAAAATAAGTTTGTAAAATTCTATATTTATTTAAGTTAGCTATCATTTTGTGTTTGAAAGTATTATGTTATACTGAGAAAAATATTATGTTGAGACACTATTTATGTTTGAACAAGTTCTTTAATAATTTTCTTCATTTAAAAGTTTAGAATTTTCTATTATATTactttttatttcttctcaatattatttatttatcgtAATTTTATTTGAGTATTAgtttttctaaatttaatttgttttccttaccaaaattaaaaatttagaagAATGATTCTAAAGGAAATTGAATGATTAACCTTGAAAGAGATTTTATTAGTTTATAACTTTGTCAAACAAGGTTTATAATTTTTTGGAGCGacaaggtttaattattttacttAGAAGTACTAAATTTTTACTATTGAAAAAATTTGTTGGTGATCTAAACAGATTTAAGTATTTAACACATTTTAAATACTAACTTACTAAGTTTTGTAATCAACTTGGGTTGATCTCGTTAGTCTGATTAAGTCATTATATGTTTGgttggaaggaaagaaatagaaaggaaagaaatagaaaggaaaaaaattgagtggatttttattttttttagatgtgtttggatgaaaggaaaataacaaagaaagaaatgttataaaaagacaACTTTATTCTTGTAttataaaatacattaaaaaagtGAAGGGGTAATATTGGAAGTTGTGAGAGAAAATAAGTTTTTCCTCCCTTTTCTTTTTAACATGggagaaaaaaaaattggtggatCCCACCAATTTTTTTCCACCCCTTTTCTTTTCTCTCCAGTGTCTCTTCATAACCAAACAATAAAAAATGATCATTTTCcttcctcttttcttttctcccttttctttccttccattttctctTCAAACAAACATAGTGTGAATGTCTCTTAAATCAGTGAATCAGATCGTGACAATTGTCAATATATAGAATGAGATGCCACTCCATCACTAAAAAAATCCTAATGCTGAATACCATCATCACATTCAAGCTGACCCACCATTCATCCACTTAAATTGATATACAAAACACAAAGCCCACAATTTTTTGGAGCATCTATCCCAATCCAAACTTTGTGATGCAAATTTTCTAATCTTCAATTCACATACACAAGCACCAATATAAAATCCACTGAAATTAAACCCATGTAATAATAATGGTTAGAGACCCAAAAACATCAATGGCTTGGTTAAGAAATCTCTCCAAATATTCTTCCACCATTGCTAAATTATCATCATCACCAAAAACAAACACTGACCCATTTTTCCTTTTACCATCCTTCACATTCCTCTCGCACTTTAGCTCCAATTCCATTCAACAAAAGCCTTCAAATTCCAATACCAAGCATGTTTTTGAGTATTCAGGGTTATTAGAAGCAACAAAGCCCCATGAGAAGCCACGTGTCGTTGTTCTTGGTTCGGGTTGGGCTGGGTGTAGACTCATGAAGGGTTTGGACACAACAACATATGACATTGTTTGTGTCTCACCGCGTAACCACATGGTTTTCACTCCTCTATTGGCTTCAACATGTGTTGGAACACTTGAATTTAGATCTGTGGCTGAACCCATTGGAAGGATCCAACCAGCTCTTTCTAGAGAACCCGGTTCTTATTTCTTCCTTGCCAATTGTACTGCCATTGATACACATAACCATATGGTATATTATGgtgtgtttcttttgtttttgttttgtgaTATTTTAATTTGTTGTAGTAAAGGTGAATTGTTCTGCATGGGTTGTGTAACTATGAAAACTATGAACCGTTTGGATaagaaaaaaaaggttaaaataataaaattatgttTTCTGATTTTACTTTAGTTGTTTAAAAACACTTTGTGCGTACGAAAAGTTTAGTCACTAGCTCAAACATCATTATTTGTGTATATTTATACGTATTAATTTCATGTCATCAACTCTTCAAATGAAACAATCACCCATCAATTATTGTATAAAAATGTATATTTAGTGTGCATTAAAAAGGTTGGTAATGTATTGTAacaaagtttaattattttactttaacaTGTTTGATTATTTCAGTTGTTGATTACTTAGTTAAAAACCGCTACGTGTATTTATACTAAAAAACAATGGTAAAATCAGCCatacatttatatatatttatacaaatTGATTCAcatatttttcaattaaataattaattataaaataatcaaatatGTAATAATCGAATAATCAACATTGTTTATAGCAGTAATAATACAAATCAAACAAGCCTGATTCTTTCACTTTCTCCCTGATGCTATCATTTGTTGAAAACTTGGAATATTGATACTTGTTATGGAGAATTTAATTTGATGCTTGGTTTTGAAGGTTCAATGTGAGACAGTGACTGATGGTGAAGAAACAATAGATCCCTGGAAGTTTTCAATCTCATATGACAAGCTCGTAATCGCATTAGGATCGAAACCGTCCACTTTCGGAATCCAAGGAGTCAAAGAATATGCGATTTTCCTGCGCGAGGTTTATCACGCGCAGGAAATTCGGCGAAAGCTCCTCCTTAACTTGATGTTGTCAGATGTTCCAGGTAAATTTTTCTCCAACATTAATGTTAACAAATATTTGGTTTTATGAAATGtttgaattttgttgttgtgGTGTTTCACTTATGTGGTTTTAGTTACTTGGTGCAGGAATCACGGAAGAAGAAAAACGGAGGCTTTTGCATTGTGTAGTTGTGGGAGGGGGTCCAACTGGAGTTGAATTCAGTGGTGAACTCAGTGATTTCATCATGAAAGATGTTCAACAAAGATATGCTCATGTCAAGGATTACATTCGTGTTACTCTAATTGAGGTATATTTACTTACTATGAGTGTTAGGGGACAgcaatttttatgatttatagtcatcaatgatgattttaatggtgtaaaattggtgtgagatttcattcaatggttcactttttttttatttactggTTACAtactggccagaatttaataaagttgctggtCCTTAGACTTTTCCTTTACTTAATTAGTAAAACTGCTTTTGGAGACATGTTCCTACTTCTTAgttataaaaatagaataaatttgCATAATAATCCCTCAAATTCACAGAATTATTTAATTgtcttcaaaatttcaattttactaTAATAgcttttagatttagttttggaCACTATAGTAATTAAAAATGAGAGGAAAAAAAGAGAGGAATGACGGAAAGAATCGGAAGAAAAAGAATGCAGAGAAGGGCATGGGAGGAGTGGAGTCAAGGAAAGATTAAATTGGATCCAATGTGATATTTTATAGCCACATCAATATTGAAAGATGAGTTATGGACTACTATGATGTTCAGAACTCAATCTAAAAGATTACTATAGTAAAATTAGAACTTCAAAAACCAAATCGAATAATTTCATAAATTTCAAAGATTATTATAAAGATTTGCTATATAGAAATaagttaaaaatataaatatttattttattcaattaatttaaacttttagAACAATTGATTTTGTGGTACAGGCAAATGAAATATTGTCTTCATTCGACGATCGATTGAGACGCTATGCTACGAACCAATTGACAAAGGTGAGCAATATATGGATGACATGAACAACATAACAGTTCT is from Arachis ipaensis cultivar K30076 chromosome B01, Araip1.1, whole genome shotgun sequence and encodes:
- the LOC107605512 gene encoding internal alternative NAD(P)H-ubiquinone oxidoreductase A1, mitochondrial isoform X1 — its product is MVRDPKTSMAWLRNLSKYSSTIAKLSSSPKTNTDPFFLLPSFTFLSHFSSNSIQQKPSNSNTKHVFEYSGLLEATKPHEKPRVVVLGSGWAGCRLMKGLDTTTYDIVCVSPRNHMVFTPLLASTCVGTLEFRSVAEPIGRIQPALSREPGSYFFLANCTAIDTHNHMVQCETVTDGEETIDPWKFSISYDKLVIALGSKPSTFGIQGVKEYAIFLREVYHAQEIRRKLLLNLMLSDVPGITEEEKRRLLHCVVVGGGPTGVEFSGELSDFIMKDVQQRYAHVKDYIRVTLIEANEILSSFDDRLRRYATNQLTKSGVRLVRGIVKDVKAQKIILSDGTEVPYGLLVWSTGVSPAPIIQSLDLPKEPSGRIGVDEWLRVPSVQDVFSIGDCCGFLETTGRQTLPALAQVAERQGKYLAELLNRIGKEGAGHANSAKEIEFGDPFVYKHLGSMATIGRYKALVDLRQSKEGKGLSLAGFLSFFIWRSAYITRVISWRNRFYVFINWVTTLIFGRDISRL
- the LOC107605512 gene encoding internal alternative NAD(P)H-ubiquinone oxidoreductase A1, mitochondrial isoform X2 → MTLFVSHRVTTWFSLLYWLQHVLEHLNLDLWLNPLEGSNQLFLENPVLISSLPIVLPLIHITIWYIMVQCETVTDGEETIDPWKFSISYDKLVIALGSKPSTFGIQGVKEYAIFLREVYHAQEIRRKLLLNLMLSDVPGITEEEKRRLLHCVVVGGGPTGVEFSGELSDFIMKDVQQRYAHVKDYIRVTLIEANEILSSFDDRLRRYATNQLTKSGVRLVRGIVKDVKAQKIILSDGTEVPYGLLVWSTGVSPAPIIQSLDLPKEPSGRIGVDEWLRVPSVQDVFSIGDCCGFLETTGRQTLPALAQVAERQGKYLAELLNRIGKEGAGHANSAKEIEFGDPFVYKHLGSMATIGRYKALVDLRQSKEGKGLSLAGFLSFFIWRSAYITRVISWRNRFYVFINWVTTLIFGRDISRL